Part of the Opitutus sp. ER46 genome is shown below.
GCCATCCCCCGAGTCTAGCCGGTACGAATCGCCCCGTCACCACGCCCAAGTTGAACGCTTACGCTGCATCCCAAGTTCAGCTGTTCGAAAGTCACGACGAGGAGGAAATTGTCACTACGCCCCCAAGGGGCGTCGGCCGGCGTGGCGGCGATTCTTCTTACCGTGTCCATCCCTTGGACAACGGCCTTCATGGCCGATTCCTTGACGGCACGGTAGACCGTCTCGGCCTTGCACGAAACTCGATTCGGCATGGCTTAATGCTAATCTTCGATTTCGACTTGTTCAGCGTTGCCGCCTAGGGGCGCGTTCCTACTGGTCAGCGATTGTTAGCTGCTACCAAGCTCAGGCACATCGAGTGCAATCAGATCCATGTAAATTTGGATCTCTCCTCTCCTTAGTCGTGATAACTGAACATAATCATATTGAGGTTGGTCTCGGCAGAACTGAGAAAGGTTTGTACCGATGAATAGAGTGCCAGTCTTCGCATCACGAAATGCGAACGGCTTTGCGGCAGCTACGCTTACGCCCTCATAACCTCCCGGTGTCATATTGAATCCTCTGGGATTCTCGTAGGTGTTTCCGTCTTTGATGTGCTGGATTTCTTTGTCAGAAAGCTCTTCCTTTTCACATTCTTCGACCACCGACCAAACAAAGTAATTCGAGCCACCGTAGAGGTTGAAGCAATTTTGGAGATACTGATTGCAGTGCTGGTTCTTCTTCAGGTCGCGCTCGTGCTGATCGAATCGGCGGTCAACATCGATCGATAAGCCAAAATATCCATGGTCTCCGAGTTGCTGAGCAGGCACGGCGCAGCCACTGATCATGTAAATTCCGACGGTCATTTGTTGGCTAGGCTCTTTCTTTCCGGCGCTGACGCAATATGTGTCTCGCGGCTTTTTCCTCCCGATCTCCCGCAGTACCGACAAACGTCAAATCCGTCTTCCCGCACTCTGCGAAATCACAATGATACCGGATACGACGGTCTTGTGGCTCACCTTCTCCAATACGACATCCACTCGGATGTGGGCGTTAGGTGATTGTGGCAAAATCTGTGGCTTCACTTGCCGTCTCTCCACTGCATCCAAGCGTTGTCTCCGCTCAGGATCATCTTTCCCTCTGTCGCGGGGACGAACCACATTTGCAACATCGGGTATCCTTGAAAGTGCATGATGCCGCGACAAAACAGGAAAACTGGAATGTTGTCCGGTACCGAGATGGTGAAGACGCCATCAGCATCGGTGCGACCCGAGGCGACAATCGGGACGTTTTTCAAAGCTGCGGCAAACGCATCGCGTTCGCCCGCCAGCGTGGTCCCAAGTCCGTTCCGATCACCATTAGGATGCTGGGCGTAGTATCGCTTTTGAGCGGCTTTAACGTCGTCCATCGCCGCGAGTGGGTAAGCCTCAACGTGGGCCTCAGAAATCCTCTCTGTTGTGCCGCTAATGGTAGTGAAGATTTGCCCGGTAATTGTCTTTGTATGACCGCTGGCGGCTGGCAGAGAGTATGACGGTGGAGGCGGTGGCGGTGGTGCGGCCTGCGGAATCCTAGACCGCATCGCCGCCAAAACATCGGGCGGGAGGTTCGCGTATTGGATGGTCCCTCGCCCGCCGTCCCACTTCGCCATTGCTGCCGAGGTCGCATAGGAAACGAAAAGGACATTGTGAAGGACCGTCCCGTCACTGAGCTGCAATTCTGGAATTGGGGCGCGTAGGTCGATCCCAGCGCCAAAGGCCTGTTTGGAAACGAGACCGAAGATCACCACAAGGACTGCCAAGAACCGGACCATAGCTCCGTTCTGCCACTGCCACGGGAGCGGTACAATTGTTTTAATGGGGGTCTGCGCTCGGCGCTTCACGTCGCCGGCGGGTTCGATACCCAGTCTCTATAAGGTCAGGTCGAGTAGCGCGAAGTTCTGTTGGCGCAATGGGGATGAGAACGGTGACGGCACGCACATTCGGCTCGCCGATTAGAATTGAGGAAGATGCCAAGAATTCTGCCAAGTACCCCTGAATTTCAGCTCGGCTTTTTCCGGCGCCTCCTCTGACTGGAGGCCTATGCCGGCGACGAAACTTCGTTCAATCCCGGCCCCTGGCACCAGCCTTCGCTCATCCGCAAGCGGATGAGACTACGGCTGGCAGGCCAGCCACACGCGTGCGGGACCGGGGTGGGATTGCCGAGCGAAGGCTGCCCGCCATAGGCTTGGCGGCGGCGGGCGAACGACAATGACCTACGTCTACATCCTCGAAAGCGTGAACACCCTTGGAGAGCGGTACATCGGGCAAACCGACGACCTGCGAGCGCGGTTGGCTTTCCATCAACACACGCCAATCAACGAGCCGCGACCGGCGTGACGCGTGGTGCCAGCATTCACTCGCGCGGGCCGAGCGAGTCAGAAAAAACTCGCGCAGATTTACGCGCGCTTCTCCGCGCGTCGCTGGGCTTCGGCGAGAAGTTTTTTCAGCGCGGCGATGTTGTCGCGCAAGTAAACGAGGTCGGAGTGAAACATGCGGACGCCTTGACGGAGGCGCGCGTGTTCCTGTGCGAACTGGGGTGAGTTTAGCAACCGATCGAGATTCGTGACGTGTTTCAGCAGTGGGTCGATTCGCAGCCGGGCCCAGTTGGTTTTCGAAGGCAACTGCGAGAACTCGCGTTTTAGCGACTGCAGGGTCTTTCGGTGCGCGGGGATACTGCCCTTGTAGACTTTGTCCATATGGTGCGCGCAACGAGCCTCTGCCTTTGCGAACGTCAAGCGAAGCATGCGTCGCGCGGTCGGTGAAACGCACTTCATTTCACATTGGGGGCGTGCCGTCGCGGCCGAGGGTTTTCGCACGCTGCTCGCGAAGCCGGTGGCGGGTTCTCGAATCCCATCGTGCCGTTTTTGAAGCGATCGCCCTCGGGGTACCAACTCGATGGATGCAGGACCGCGCGCGGATTCGTGCGAGAAATCATGAGCCGTCCGATCGAGACACGCTCGAGTTTTTCGCATCGGCGCCTCAGTTCCCGCGTGAAACCGCCGCAACCTGCCGCAGAAAGTATCCGGACATTATCGCGGAGTATCCGGACATTATTCCGGAGTATCTGGACATTATTCCGCAAGTGGCCGGATGTCGGGTGGATATAATTGCAGCCCTCGTCCGCTGGGCTCCTGGGTTTTCGGCGGTCTCCGACTGTTTTCGTGAACGCGAACACAGCAAGGATCGGGCAGGGAAGTGACGGAAACGGAAGGAGGTTGGGCCGCAAGAAGGTGCAAGAGGCCCAAAGACGCAGGGCGGAGAACGCGCCCATCAGGGGCGCGTCGGGGCGGAAAGGGGCAAGTCGCAGCGCGGTTTTCCGGTAAAATGGCGCCGCCCATTCTCTGCCTCCTCCGCCCGTTCGTGAGCATCAGGACGTCAGCAGGGACGCGGACGAATCCGGGTCATAGCTGTCCGGCGAGATAATGAAGGTGCAGGAGGGCAATGTGGCGCTGGCAGTTGGCGTCAAAGAGATCGGCCTCGGCCTTCCGGAGCTCGGCGTCGGTCTCCAGCGTCGCCGCCTCGAGGGCCAGTCCGTTGGTCGCAGACTGGTGCGCAAGTTCGGAGGCGCGGCGCCGAAATGAAACGGCCTCGTGGGCGAGCGCGATCCGTTCGTCGGCGAACACGAGGTCCTGGTGCGCCAAGCGGAGCCGGCGCGCAGCCTCCTCCTCGAGGCGGTCCTGGTTTAGCTCGGCCCCGCGACGCTGTGACAGCGCGCGGGTGACTAGCGCGCGGCGCCGGCCGAAATCGAAGACGTCCCAGCTCAATGTTACGCCGACCACGCCGTTGTCGCGGGCGACGAGCGGCACGCCGTCCTGCCGAACCACGCCGCCGACCAGGGAGACGTCGGGGATGTAGGCTTGGCGCGCGGCACGCACGCCGGCAGTGGCGCGTTCTAACGTGGCGGCGGCGATGAGGCGCTCCGGGTTGTTGGCGGCTTGCGCAATCCAATCGGAGAGCGGCCGATCCTCGCGGGTCGGAAGCCGGTCGGTGACGACGAGGTCGTCGACGCCGCCGCGTCCGATCAGATCGGCGAGCTCCAGCGACAGGCGCGCGTACTCCTGCCGGCTGCGGGTGAGTTCCGCGCGCGCCTGGATCACGGCCGCTCCCAACCCGATGACCTTGTCGTCGAGCAACTCACCCGCACTGCGGGCGACCCTGGCGTCGTGGAGCCGCCGCTCTTGCCAGCGGAGCATCGCCTCCTTTTCGGAAATCCTCAGGGTCTGGACGCGCAGGCCGACAAAGAGCTCCTCGATGTCGAGCCTGATCCGGGCGTTGACGTGATTCAGTTCCCGCTGCGCCTCCGCAACGCCGGCGCCGGCGGCACGCACGCCGCTGCCGATCCGCCAGAGCTGCGAGAGCGGCTGCGCGACGGTAAGCGAGCCAACGGAGGGCGTCCGGCTGCCGCGGGCGAGTGCGAGGTCGTTCGTTGGGAAGGCCGTGACGTCCAGCGGCCCCAGGCCGAGGGCCGGCCCGGTGCCGTTGAGAACCGAGGTGAGCGATCCACGGGCGAGCTTTACCTCGAGCGGATCCTTCATGTACCAGGAGGCTCCATACACGTGGACCTGGGCGAACCGCTGCCGCTGCGCGGCCGTGAGCTCGGCCGCCGCGGTGTCGACTTTGGTCTGCCCCAGCTGCGAGGCCTTACTCTTCTGCAGTGCGAGCGAGAGGGCCTGGTCGAGCGTTAGCGGCTCGCCGGCGAGACCGAGGCCGCAAAAGGTGCTCGCCGCGAAAAGCGGAATGAGGAAACGGGCTTTCATGAGCGGCTCTCCTGATCGTCCGTGGGCGCGACGGGCCGCATGACGACGCTGTACATGGCGGGAATGACGACGAGGGTCATGCCCATTGACCAGATGATCCCGATCGAGAAGGCGCCGGCCAGAGGCGCCCACAGGGGGGAACGCGTGATCAGCATCGGGGCCATGCCGACGGCAGCGGCCATCGAGGTGAGAAAGATAGGGCGGAGCCGGCGGACGCCCGAGGCGATCGCGGCGGCAGTGGCATCAAGCTTTTCCTCCCGGCGCAGGTGGTTCGCGTGGTCGACGAGTATGACCGAGTTTCGAATCACGATGCCAACGAGGCTGATCATCCCGATACCGGCCGTGAAACTCATCACGTTGTGAGTGATGACGAGGCCGGTGATCGCGCCGAAGAGCGTAAGCGGGATCGCCAGCATCACGAGCAGCGTCTCCCGCACCGTTTTGAATTCGAACAGGATCACGCCGAAGATGAGGACCAGGCTGGCGAGCAGGGCGCCGAGCATCTGCCCGTAGGTCTTTTGCTGGTTCTCGTACTCGCCGCCGAATTCGATGCGGTAGCCCGGCGGCAGCTTCAGCTCCGCCACCTGCCGCCGCAGCGGCGCGAGGACCTGCGAAGGCAACGTCCGCGCATCCGGTGAGATCAGCACCGTCAGCGTGCGCAGCCCGTTGCGATGCGCGATCTGGGCCGGCTGCCAGGTCGGCACGGGCGTGGCGACCTCCGCCACCGGCACGGGGGCACTGGTCGAAAGGGTGCCGAGCATGAACGAACGAAGGGCGGCGTAGTCCTCGCGATGCGCGGCGTTGAGGCGAAGCACGATCGGCACCGTGGCGTCGTGTTCCCATACCTGGGTGACGGGGAAGCCGGAGAATCCGGCACGAACTTGGGCGGCGATCAGGCTGGTCGCCAGACCGAGCCGATTGGCCATCTCGGCATCGACCTGGAGATTGATCGCGAGGCCGTCGCGAAAGTTGTCGCGCACCTGGGTGGCGCCGGGGATCCGCTGCGCCAGGGCGCGGATCCGATCGCCGTACTCGCGCAATGTCGCCAAGTCGGGACCGCTGAGACGGACCTCGACGGGCGCGCCGTATTCCTCTCCTTGCTGGATCCGCTTCACGTCGATGCGGACGCCAGGCGCGAAGTTGACGAGCTTCGTGAAGTACTCCTGCGCCAGCGCGCCGGTTTCCTTGGCGGTCCGGGTGCTGACGAGAAGCATGCCGTAGCTCGGACGCGGGAACTCGGGCGAGAAGCTGTAGTACACTCGCGGGGCAGCGGTACCGACGAAAGCCGCAAACTTCGGGATCCGCTGGTCGGCGCGCAGGACGGCCTCGACCTGGCGGACGACGCGATCCGTCGCCTCAAGCCGGGTGCCGAGCGGCATGTCGATCTCAATGATGAACTGGTCGCGTTCGGCGGCGGGAAAGAGTTCCTGCTTTACGACCGGCGTCAGCAGCAGCGCAGCGGGAATGGTAAGCAGGGCGAGGCTCGTGGTGAGATAGGGATGAGCGACCGCGGGGCGAATGATCCGCTCGTAAGTCGCCAAGACACGGTCGAGCACGCGCGCGCCCATGGTCTGGCGGCCGCCCTTCAGGCCCTGCCGGATGCAGAGGTAGCACAGGAGCGGCGTGACGCACAGCGCCACGACGAGCGAGAGCAGCAGAGCCACGGCGACGGTGATCGGCATGGCCCAGAGAAACTCCTTCGAGTTGCCGGTGAGGAAGAAGTTCAGCGGCGCGAAGGCCAGGATGATGGCCACCGTGGCGGCCAGCACCGGAACGATCAACTCATGGGCCCCGCGCCACGCCGCGTCCCAGCGCGTGGCGCCGGCGTCGAGTTTCTCGAGGTAGTTGTCGACGATGACGATGGCGTTGTCGACGACCATGCCCAACACGACGATCAGCGAGGCGAGCGAAACCTGGTGCAGCTCAATCCCGAGCAGACTCAGGTTGCAGAAGGTCGCGGCGATGGTGAGGGGGATGGCGAGCGCCGCGATCAGCGCCACGCGCAGGGGCAGCAGAATCACCGTGACGAGCACGACCGCGGCGATCGCGATGAAGAACTCCACGATGAAGTGGTGGATTGACTGCGCCACCACCTCCGGCTGGTCGTTGATCACCACGACGTCGACGTCGGACGGGAGGAGCGATCGCACCTGGTTGATCTGTTGCCGCACGGCCTGGCCGAACTCGACGATGTTGTAGCCCGGCTGCATCTCCGCCGAGATCATCAACGCCGCGTCGTCGCGACCGTTCACCCGCAGAAACGCCTCGGGATCGGACAGCCTCCGGCTGACGGTGGCGATGTCGCCGATGCGAACGACGCGCTCGTGCGGCAGGTCGGAGAACACCACTTGCTGGCGAACATCCGCAATGGAGGTGAGGCGTCCAACCGTATGGAGCGGAGTCTCAGTGTCGCCGGCCTTGATGGTGCCGGTGGGCGGCGTCGAGTTCTGCAGCAGGAGCGCGGCCGACACGGCCGGCAGGTTGACGGCGAAACGGGCGAGGCGCTGGGAGTCCGCCTCGACGTAGATCGTCTCGTTGCGTTCGCCGTAGCGCTTAATCCGCCCCATGCCCTCGACGCGCCTGAGCCCGTCTTCAATCCGCTGGGCAAAGCGACGGGTCTCGTCGTAGGTGCGCTGCGGCGAAGAGACGCCGATGAGTAGCGCGACGGATTCGCCAAAATCGGAATTGACGATCGGGGGCAGAGTCGCGGCGGGGAGCGCGGTCGCCTTCAGCTCCGCCAATCCGAGCCGCAGGCGCGACCAGAACGCCTTCTGGTCCTTGGTCCACTCGTGCAACTCGACCGTGACCACCACCAAGCCGTCGCGGGTGACGGACTTGGTCTTCCGATGATTAACCTCGGTAAAAGAGAACAGGTAGTTCTCCAGCGGGCGTGTGACCTGCTGCTCGACCTCGGCGGCGTTGGCGCCGGGGTAGGGAACGGCGACGAGCGCCTGATACACCGAGATGGTTGGCGTATCCTGCCGTGGCATCCGCAGGAGCGCGTTGAGGCCGAGCAGGAGCGCAAAGCAACTGAGGACGAACACCACCTGTCGGTGGCGCAGGGGCCAGGTGAGAAATTTCATGGCCGATGGGCGAGCGCGAGACGGGTACCCTCGAACAACGTATGGGGAACGTTGAGGACGATCTGGTCGCCGTCGGTCAGCCCGGCGGAGACTTCGATGCCGGTGGCAGTTAGGGATTCCACCTGGATCAGTTGCCGGACCGCCGTCTGCCGCGTCGGCTCGACGAGCCAGACGAAGAGCGAGCCGTCAGGGTGCTTTTGTACAGCTTGCGGCGGAACGAGAAGCGCGCGGTGCGTTCGGCCGGTCAAGATGTGGGCTACGACGACGTGCCCCTGCCGGAGTTCGCCGCCGCGGTTCGCGAGCCGCACCTTTACGGTGAACGTGCGGGCCAGTGGATCGGCATTGGGCAGGATCGATTCGACTGTTCCGCGTTGCGGATCGTGGCCTGCGGCGGGGACGTGAACATCGACGAGCTGACCAACCTGCACCCTGGAAATCTCTGTCTCCGCAACCCCGACGTTGGCCCAGACGGCGCCGGGCGGCAAGAGGGTGAACACGGGTACGGCAGGGACGGCAACGAGTCCCGGCGCGATACCGCGTCGCACGACCCAGCCGTCGCATGGCGCGTGCAAGACGGTGTAGTCAAGTTGCCGGCGCGCGAGGGTTGCGGCCGCTTCGGCCTGCTGCAGGGCGGAGCTGATGCGATCGAAATCCGTGGCGGTGAGACTGCCGGCCTCGTGGAGGCGGGCCAGGCGCGCATGCCGAGATTTGACCTCCTGCAGTTGGGCTTCGGCGATGGCGACGCTCCTCTCGTAATCCACGGGATCGAGCTGGGCGAGCACGTCGCCCTGCTTGATCAGGGCGCCGTCGGCGGCCGGCACCGATAGCACGCGGCCGGAGACCATGAAGGCAATCTCGGCCTTGTCGATCGCCTCGATCGCGCCCGAGGCAACGATCTGTTCCGGCACATTGCTGGCGTGGACTATATGAACCGAGACGGTGACGGCAGCCGGCGACGCCTGACTGACGTCGCGGTCGCAGCCTGTCAGCGGAACGAGGACGACCAGGAGGGTCGCTCGAAAGGACGATGGTATCTTCATGGAGGATTCGGACAGAGAGTGGATCTCCGTCGTGGACGGACGGTATCGACCACTCACGGACGGACGCTCGCGAAGGCGGAGCGTCTGGTCGTAAACTGGAGTTCAGCCGGCGGAGGGTTTTCCGCGGGCGGCTGCGTCGAGGCGGCGAAAGGCCTCGACGAGGACCTCATTGGCGTGGACGCCGATCGCGCGCCCAATCTGGTGCGCCTTCTCGATCGTGAGCTGCAGCGATTGCTCCGCCAGGCTGCGCCCGGCGTCGGTGAGTTCGATGAATATTCTGCGGCGGTCGGCTGTGGCGCGCTCGCGCCGGATGAGCGCACGCCCTTCCAGGCGATCGGCTGCCTCGGTCATGCTCGGGCGCGCCGATCCCGTCTGCGCTGCCACGGCGGCGAGCGTGGAGCGTTCCGGCGCGATCGCGTAGAGCGTAACGAGAACAGCGAAATCGAGTTCCGACAGCCCGAGGCGTTCGAACTCGCGGCGAAACGCGTGGCGAACCGCGGTGGCGGTGCTGAGCAGCCCGAGGACGACGCGGCAATGCGTCGCATCCGCCCCGCGCTTCTGACCGGCGATCGTCAGGATCGCGCGAAACGGGATGGTGTTGGCGGCGATCATGGGACGTGGCGGTTGTCGCGCGCGCTTGGGCTGAACTGATCCATGGCATTATTCTACGGCGCGGCCTTCGCTGGGAGAAATAGCCTGCCAGACCTCGACCTATTCCGGCCTGGAATAATTTTCCCGCCGACGCATCAACCGCCGACGCATCATGAGGCGATTCTCGATGCGCGATGGAGTTGCGACGCGGAGCTGGATATCGACCGCGAGGGGAGGGCGGCGATATCGCGCAGGCCGGGACGCGGGGTCAAACCCTCCGCGCCTTGAGCGCGCCTCTGAGCGCCTCGAGGTAAGCCGGGATGAGTGGTGACGGGGATTCCTTGCTGGAAACCGCGAATACCTCGAGCGGTGTGCAATCGGTCTCGACCATCACGGTGCCAGGTTCAGCGCGGCCGTTTCCCCAGTCGGGAATGAGTCCGACCCCATGGCCGGCGATGACGTGGGCGACGATTCCCGGCAGCGACTCGGTTGCCGTCCCGTACTTGGGTGTGAACTGGAGAATCTGGGACATGACGACCCGCCCTCCCGGCATGCTCTGCGGCGCCAGGGTTAGCCAGCGCTCGTTTTTCAGTTCCTTGAGTTCAATCTGCGGGCGGGACGCGAGTCGGTGGTGGTCCGGGAGCAGGACCTTGATTCGCACTGCGCACACGCGCTGCAATTCGAGGTCGTCGGCGGCGCCGAGGAACATGGGAGCGGAGAAGCCGAGGTCGATCTCCCGCGCGCGGATGGCACCGAGATGCTCGGTGACGGGCCGTTCGACGAAGCTCACGGAGAGACGCGGATGGAGCGTGGTCATTTTGCGCGCCGCTGCTGCGATCGGCAATCCGACCAGCCGCCAGTCGCAACCGACGCGAAGAGTGCCGACCGAACCCTTGGCGAGTTGCTGGGCCCCCGTGACGGCGATGTCGCACTGGATCAGGATCCGGCGGGTCTGTTCCTGGAAGTAGTGGCCCATCTCGGTCAGGCTCACCTTAGTCGTCGTACGATGAAACAGCTGGCCGCCGAGCTCCTGTTCAAGCGCGCGAATCTGTTTGCTCAACGCGGACTGGGCTACGTGCAGCCGTTCGCCCGCCCGGCTGAAGTTCAGGGTTTCAGCCACGGCCAGGAAGTAGCGGATGTGACGGAGCTCCATCTCGCCTCTAAAGCAGGTGCGCAGAGTCGAGGCAAGCGACGGGCTGATGCGTTGGGCGAGTCGGCCGCGGGCGAGTCGGCTGACGGCGGAGCGCGGGACACCTCATACGCGGGCGAGACTGGGACGGAAAAGTTGGATCCGAAGAGGATTTCCGCGCGACCGCGCAGGCTTTCGGGTGGGGCTCGGCCGATACTGTCGGCGTTTCGGCGGGGTTATAGCCCTCGGGCATAGACGTGATTCGCCGGAGGCATTTCTGAAACCGGGAACATCCTGCTATCGTAGGATGCTGGATACGCGCAGACCCCGTCGGGCGATACTGTCGTGGATCCCGTGCTCTCCTTCTCTTCCCATGCATCCTCGAATTCGGCAGACCCGGTGTGACCCTGTACATCGCAACAGATGGGCCGGAGACGGTTTCGGAGATCTCGCCGGCGTCACCGTACCGAAGGCGGTATGGCGGCTCATTGCCCTTGCGGAGCGCGCGGGACTCAGCATCCCCGTGCATCGGGCGCGACTTCTCAAGGCATTGGCCGCGCCGCGCGGCGTGCCGGATCCCATGGCCCGCGTGCTGGCGGCTTTCGAACTGGACCGAACGGAACTGTTTCTGGTCGTGAACCTATTCTCGGTCGATCCGCAACCCGTGCGTCTTTCGGTTCTCGCGGACCAATCGGGCGCGAGCATCGCGGAAGTCCGTGAAGCGTTTGGCCATCTGGATGCTCAGGGTGTTGTCAGTTCGCCCGGGACGGGCCGCCTCAGGGACGACCGGGATGTCATGCTGACCGAACTTGGCCGAGACATGACCGTGTACGCAGTGTACCGTCTCGTCGACGTCGCCAAAGCGCTGTGACGTTTGCGTATCCGCAAGCCCGGACGCTCAACTCAACATTGGCCTGCGGTTACCCGTCCAGCGCATGGATCTCCTCGTAGGTCGCGTGCTGCTCGGCGGGGTCTTCGATGTGGGTGCCGACGATCAGCTTCAGACCGGGTTTCCAGAGTTGGCGGACGCGCGACATGACTTCGGCGCGATCGCCTACGATCCGTGCGTGCAGGATGATGCCGGTGCCGACGAGCGCGTCCCGGAAGGTCGCAGCGTCGTTGAAACCGGGATCGGTCTGCGGACTGAAGGCGCCGTCGACGATGCAGAGATTCGGAATCGACTTCACCGTGTCGATCCAGCGCGCCCAGTTGCCGCAGGAGTGAATGCCAACCCCGCCAAAGGCCGCGCCCAGTTGCGCGCAGTCGGTGCTACAGAACTCGGCCAGCATCGCCGGCGAAATCATGACGAGGTTGTCGGTGCTCAGCGCGATGCCCATGCCCGCGCGCGAACTGGCGAAGCCGTGTCCCGGACGCGCGAGCGTGTTGCCCAGGAGGGCGCTCTGCCGGCGCGTGAAACGGATGATCTCGTCGCGCAGCGCGCCCAGGATCTGCTGCGCGCGCTGGGGCTCGTCGTAGCAGAGCTCGAGAAATTGTCCGAGTTCGACAATCCCGCCGACGGCGTTGATGGGGGCCTGCAGGTCGCACCAGGAAATCGGGACGCGCCCCTGCGTGGCCGAGAGGAAGTACTCGATCGTCTCGAGCGTGTACCGGAGGATCGGGACCTCCTCGGCGGGGCGGGGCTCGAGCTGGTTGGGAATGTCGGCGACCGACGCGTAGGCCGGCATGACCACCGGGGCTTGGCCCGGCAGCCATTCGTACGTGGCGCCAAACGCGGCGGCGGTCGTGCCGATGCCGTACCACGGTTCGAGGTACGTGGGCGCGTCGGTGCGGTAGTCGAGCGTGCGCTGGAGCGCGCCGATCTGCCAACGCAGCGACTCGCGCATGTCGCGGCAGGCGTCACGGAACACCTCGCCCGCGCGGACGCGCTGCCACACCGCGATGCCGTCCTGCTGTTGCAGAAACGCGTGGAAGCGCGCATCGGCCTCGGCCGCGAACGCTTCGTAGCGCGCGAAATCGAAAGCTGCCGGGTCGATCGGCCGGACCGGCATGGCCATCGCGTCCTTGCGGGTGATGTCGAAGGTGGGTGGCATGAAGAGGGAGTGAGGGAAAGGGAGAGTGAGGGGCGGGCGGCGGGGGGAATAGGCCGCGTCGTGGTGAATAGAGTAAGTGTGGGGGGGCGGAAAGGGAGAAGACGGCCGGTGCGGGCCGGGGCCGGTCTTACTCTTTCTCCTACTCTTACTCTTTCTCCTACTCTTACTCTTTCTCTCGAACCTTCTCGGCCGGCGCGAGCGGGCCGAGAACGAGAACGGCCTTCGGAGTGAGAGTGAAAGTGAGAGAGGTGCGCCTTCGGAATGATGGTCAGAGTGAGGGCGGGCGGGCCCCGAGTTTCCCGCTCGCCGGAGGGGGGCGGAGCGCTTAGTCCGAACGGCTTTCATGAGCACCCAGCTTAAGTTCCAGAACTCGCCCTTCGTCCTCGCGGCGCCGTCGGCTCAAAACGCCGTCGATCTCTTCGAGAACTGGGCGTCGCTTCTGCCGGCCGAGTCGGGGCTCACGACCAATGGCAAGGCGGGGCTGTTCGTCGACGAGCGCATCCAGTGGCTCAACGCCACCTACGGGGCCGTCACGGGGCGCTCGCTGCGCGATCTCAACGTGCTGGAACTCGGACCGCTTGAGGCCGGCCACACGACCATGCTCGAGCGGCTCGGGGTCGGCCATATCGACGCCATCGAGGCGAACGGGATCGCGTACCTGAAGTGCCTCGTCGTGAAGGAGCTATTCGGGCTGCAAAAAACCCGATTCCAGCTCGGCAACGTCATCCCGTTTCTCAAACAGTGTCAGACGCGCTACGACCTGGGACTCTGCCTCGCCTTCCTGAATCACCTGACGGATCCCGTGAGCCTGCTGCGACAGCTCAGCGCGCACTGCGATTCGATCTACGTGTGGAACGTCACCTACAACGAGCGCCTCTTCCAGCTGCACCCGGAATTCAAACCGGCGTTCGGCGAGGGAAAGCTGATCGAGAGCGACGGGCTGCGCTACACGTACTACCCGCACTATTACGGCGACGTGAAGGACTTCAGCGCGTTCTGGGGCGGCGTGGCGCCGTCGTGCTGCTGGATGACGATCGACGACTACCTGCAGGTGCTGGGAAAGCTCGGCTACTCGAAGATCCAGCACCAGATCGACGATAACTACTTCGGCGACGCGCTGCGCGTCTTTGCCTCACGCTGAGCGGGAGCGCGGCGGCGCTGGCGCCCCGACGCTCCGACGGCGCGGCCGGGTCGGGGTGACGCCGCTACGCCGTGTCGAGTTCGGAGGGCAGTTCCTGGCCCTTGAGCGGACAGCCGCGGCAGTTCTCGTCGCCCTC
Proteins encoded:
- a CDS encoding LysR family transcriptional regulator; the encoded protein is MELRHIRYFLAVAETLNFSRAGERLHVAQSALSKQIRALEQELGGQLFHRTTTKVSLTEMGHYFQEQTRRILIQCDIAVTGAQQLAKGSVGTLRVGCDWRLVGLPIAAAARKMTTLHPRLSVSFVERPVTEHLGAIRAREIDLGFSAPMFLGAADDLELQRVCAVRIKVLLPDHHRLASRPQIELKELKNERWLTLAPQSMPGGRVVMSQILQFTPKYGTATESLPGIVAHVIAGHGVGLIPDWGNGRAEPGTVMVETDCTPLEVFAVSSKESPSPLIPAYLEALRGALKARRV
- a CDS encoding uroporphyrinogen decarboxylase family protein, coding for MPPTFDITRKDAMAMPVRPIDPAAFDFARYEAFAAEADARFHAFLQQQDGIAVWQRVRAGEVFRDACRDMRESLRWQIGALQRTLDYRTDAPTYLEPWYGIGTTAAAFGATYEWLPGQAPVVMPAYASVADIPNQLEPRPAEEVPILRYTLETIEYFLSATQGRVPISWCDLQAPINAVGGIVELGQFLELCYDEPQRAQQILGALRDEIIRFTRRQSALLGNTLARPGHGFASSRAGMGIALSTDNLVMISPAMLAEFCSTDCAQLGAAFGGVGIHSCGNWARWIDTVKSIPNLCIVDGAFSPQTDPGFNDAATFRDALVGTGIILHARIVGDRAEVMSRVRQLWKPGLKLIVGTHIEDPAEQHATYEEIHALDG